The following DNA comes from Lentibacillus sp. Marseille-P4043.
GATTGCACATCAGCAAGAACTTCTTTCATTCGTTGTTTCGTTTCTTCATTTACGACACGCGGTCCAGAAACAAAATCGCCCCATTGTGCTGTATCTGAGATAGAATAACGCATATTTTCAAGTCCGCCCTCATAGATCAAATCAACAATCAACTTCATTTCATGTAAACATTCAAAATAAGCAACTTCTGGTTGATAGCCTGCTTCTGTTAATGTCTCAAATCCTGCTTTAATTAGGTTAGTAAGGCCACCACATAAAACAGCTTGCTCCCCAAATAGGTCTGTTTCCGTTTCTTCTTGGAAGCTTGTTGCAAGCACACCTGCTCTTGCAGCACCGATACCTTGTGCATATGCTAATGCAAGTTCTTTTGCATGACCGGTCACATCTTGTTCTACACCATATAAAGCTGGGACACCCGCACCCTCTTCATATGTTCTCCGCACCAAATGACCTGGTCCTTTTGGTGCTACAAGGAATACATCCACATCTTCAGGTGCAACAATTTGACTAAAATGAACATTAAATCCATGGGCAAAAGCAATCGCATTTCCAGCCTCTAAATTTGGTTTAATACTTTCGTTATACACAGCTGTTTGTAGCTCATCAGGAAGCAATATCATGACAACATCTGCTTGCTTAACCGCGTTCGCGACCGTCTCAACAGTAAAACCATCTTCCTCAGCCTTTACCTGCGACTTACCAGGTCTTAGTCCAACCACAACATCATAGCCACTATCACGAAGATTTAATGCATGTGCATGCCCCTGTGATCCATAACCTACTACTGCAATTTTCTTTCCTTGTAATACCTCTTTTTGAATGTCCTGTTCATAAAGTACTTTTGACATATTTAAGCATCCTCTCTATTTTAAATTAATTTAAATTGTTCAGATAACTAAATAGATAAATAATTAATTTCCGTCACATTTTGTTGTTGTCCCCTGAGGAAAGCAGTCATTCCTGTCTTTGTTAATTCCTTAATTCCATAAGGTCTTAATAAGGTAATTAGGGCCTCGACCTTATCTGGTTTACCGGTTACCTGTACTGTTAAACTATCCTTACTAACATCAATAATCGATGCACGGAAGGGGGATATTACACCTTGGATTTCAGCCCGCACTTGACCACTACCTACCACTTTGATTAGGGCTAGTTCTCTGGCCACCATAGCCTTATCGGTAATATCTGACACTTTGATCACATCTATTTGTTTATTAAGCTGCTTTGTTAGTTGCTCTAATTTTTGATGATCACTTACATCAACAACTAACGTCATTTTAGATATACCTTCTGTTTCCGAACTTCCTACAGATATGCTTTCAATATTAAATTGGCGCTTTGACAACATTCCTGTAACGCGATTAAGGACACCACTTCGATTCTGGACGGTAGCTGTTATAATGCGCTTCATTTTGTCACCCCAATCATTTCATGAATCCCTTTCCCAGGGGCAATCATTGGATAAACACACGCTTCCTTTACCACACGACAATCAACGACGACAGGTCCTTCATAGGTAAATATATCGTTTAGCATGTCGTTCACGTCCTCTTCACAATCAACCTTTATCCCACGAATACCATAACTTTCAGCGAGCTTTACAAAGTCTGGATTCGTTGCGAGTACCGATTCAGAATATCGCTTATCATAAAAGCTCTCCTGCCATTGTCTGACCATTCCTAATGCCTGATTATTTACAATGATAACTTTGACTGGTAAATTCCTTTCTTTTATAATGGAAAGCTCTTGTAATGTCATTTGAAATCCGCCATCGCCAACAATTGAAATAACTAACTCTTCGGGTGCACCTAATTGAGCTCCAATCGCTGCTGGAAAACCAAATCCCATCGTTCCAAGTCCACCTGATGTAACCCATCTATTTGGTTTATTAAACCTATAATATTGTGCCGCCCACATTTGATGCTGCCCAACGTCTGTTGTAACAACTGCATCACCGCCGGACTTTTCGTATATCTGTTCAATTAGCCATTGCGGTGACATTAAGTCTGCCGATCGCTCATACCAAAACGGATAACGCTGTTTACTGTTTTGTAATTGATCTAACCATTCCTTATGATCTGGCATTGAAATTGAACTGTTTGCTAAAGCTATTAACCCCTGTCTCGCATCTGCAACGACCGGAATCTCAGTGTGTACGTTCTTACCTATTTCAGCTGGATCAATATCTATATGTGCCACCTTTGCCTGTGGGGCGAAGTGTTCTAGCTTCCCAGTTAATCGGTCATCGAATCTTGCTCCAATATTTAGTAGCAGATCACACTCATATATCGCCATATTAGCAGCGTAACGTCCATGCATTCCCGCCATCCCAAGAAACAATGGATCGGATCCAGGGAAACTTCCCAAGCCGAGTAACGTATTTGTTACGGGTAATTGATAGCTCTCAACAAATTCCTTTAATTCAGTCGAAGCCTTTGCAAATAAAACACCTGCACCTGCTAGCACCAATGGCTTCTTTGCCTTTGACAATGCATCTGCCAGTTTTACAATTTGTAATGGATTCGGCTTTGTTGTTGGCTGATATCCAGGTAAATAAACATTACCTTCAAATTTATTCGATGACTCTGCTGTGGATATATTCTTAGGAATATCTACTACAACAGGTCCAGGTCTTCCAGTAGTTGCAATATGAAATGCTTCGTTAACGACCTTTGGCAATTCGGATAACTGCTTTACCTGGTAATTGTATTTGGAAATAGGTGTTGTAATCCCCATGACATCGGACTCCTGAAATGCATCTGTTCCAATCACACTATTGGCCACCTGACCTGTGAACACAACCAATGGCAATGAATCCATCATGGCATCAGCAATTCCAGTTACCAGATTTGTTGCTCCCGGCCCGGACGTCGCAAACACTACTCCAGGTTTTCCGGTCACACGAGCATATCCTTCTGCCGCATGAATGGAACCTTGCTCATGCCTAGAAAGTATGTGTTTAAAAGGTGCCTTACTACGATACAAAGCATCATAAATCGGTAATACAGCCCCTCCTGGATAACCAAATAATGTGTCTACTTCCAACCCTTCTAATGTTTCCATCAGTAGATCGGCGCCAGTTATTGTCTTCTTTTCACTATCCACTTCTTCACGCTTTACCTCCGTTTTCACTTACACCATACCTCCTTAGCATCTTATAAATTAAAAAGACTCTTCTCACACCCAAAATCTGCATATGTTCAGAATTTTTTGGGGTGAAAAGAGCCTTCCTTTTCACGGTACCACCCAGGTTTGCAGCATCCTTACGAATACTACCTTACGAGGCTGTAATCAGCCTACTTTGATAACAGGTGCACTAGGGGCACCCGGCTAAGCCTAATTAGAATTTGTCAAAACTCTGTTCAGCTAAGCACTCAGGGAAGATGTCGGAATAAGATGTATTTCTAGGCTTTCAGCAACCCTAGATCTCTGTGAATACGGATACTTATACCTTTATTCCCGTCATCGCGTTCAAAATATTGTTGTATCGCTTTAATAATGATATTGCGAATTATCATATAACTTTTTATCAAAAGAGTCAACATGTATTT
Coding sequences within:
- the ilvC gene encoding ketol-acid reductoisomerase; the protein is MSKVLYEQDIQKEVLQGKKIAVVGYGSQGHAHALNLRDSGYDVVVGLRPGKSQVKAEEDGFTVETVANAVKQADVVMILLPDELQTAVYNESIKPNLEAGNAIAFAHGFNVHFSQIVAPEDVDVFLVAPKGPGHLVRRTYEEGAGVPALYGVEQDVTGHAKELALAYAQGIGAARAGVLATSFQEETETDLFGEQAVLCGGLTNLIKAGFETLTEAGYQPEVAYFECLHEMKLIVDLIYEGGLENMRYSISDTAQWGDFVSGPRVVNEETKQRMKEVLADVQSGEFAKGWILENQANRPKFNATNAKENQLPIEKVGRELRELMPFVKQPLQNKQKDVKTYVTN
- the ilvN gene encoding acetolactate synthase small subunit; this translates as MKRIITATVQNRSGVLNRVTGMLSKRQFNIESISVGSSETEGISKMTLVVDVSDHQKLEQLTKQLNKQIDVIKVSDITDKAMVARELALIKVVGSGQVRAEIQGVISPFRASIIDVSKDSLTVQVTGKPDKVEALITLLRPYGIKELTKTGMTAFLRGQQQNVTEINYLSI
- the ilvB gene encoding acetolactate synthase large subunit, which encodes MKTEVKREEVDSEKKTITGADLLMETLEGLEVDTLFGYPGGAVLPIYDALYRSKAPFKHILSRHEQGSIHAAEGYARVTGKPGVVFATSGPGATNLVTGIADAMMDSLPLVVFTGQVANSVIGTDAFQESDVMGITTPISKYNYQVKQLSELPKVVNEAFHIATTGRPGPVVVDIPKNISTAESSNKFEGNVYLPGYQPTTKPNPLQIVKLADALSKAKKPLVLAGAGVLFAKASTELKEFVESYQLPVTNTLLGLGSFPGSDPLFLGMAGMHGRYAANMAIYECDLLLNIGARFDDRLTGKLEHFAPQAKVAHIDIDPAEIGKNVHTEIPVVADARQGLIALANSSISMPDHKEWLDQLQNSKQRYPFWYERSADLMSPQWLIEQIYEKSGGDAVVTTDVGQHQMWAAQYYRFNKPNRWVTSGGLGTMGFGFPAAIGAQLGAPEELVISIVGDGGFQMTLQELSIIKERNLPVKVIIVNNQALGMVRQWQESFYDKRYSESVLATNPDFVKLAESYGIRGIKVDCEEDVNDMLNDIFTYEGPVVVDCRVVKEACVYPMIAPGKGIHEMIGVTK